The Candidatus Binatus sp. DNA window ATCGCATCTACTTTCACAAGTTCGTGCCGCTCGTGGGCCGGCTCGTCGATCGCGACGCATACGCCTGGCTGCCGTCCTCCGTCAGTTACCTGCCCGACGAGGCGCATTTGCTGGCGATGCTCACCGATGCGGGCTTTCGCGACCTCAATAAGCGCCGCCTTCTCGGCGGCGCCGTGCAGCTCATCACCGGACACCGATAACCGCTGGAAATTTGTGTAGCGATGAATCATTCGGATTCGATTTTTTCCCAGACAGTCGCAGTCGATGAACCTCTCGATTTGCTCCGCGCGATCCGCCGCTCCGGCGCGGCTCCGCTCTTCTATTGGGAACGGCCCGACCACGGAGTGACTATCGCCGCGGCCGGTGCGGTTGCGGAGTTTCGAGCATCGGGCGCCGGCCGATTCCGCGATGCCTCCGAGCGCGCCCGCGAGCTTCTCTGCTCGTTAAATCCAGGTCGCTACAGTGATCCGGGCGAGGGCCCCTTGATGGTCGGGGGCTTTGGCTTTTCCGATCGCGCCTGCCAGGCGCACGAATGGCGCGAGTTCCCACCCGCATGGATCTTCCTACCCAGGCTTTTGTGGGTCCGCCGTGGCGCGCGATGCACCCTGACTATGACTTGGGCAAAGGACGACAGGGACTCAGTCGATCGTATCCTCGCACGAGCGCTCCAGCCCCCGCACCCTTGCCATCGGTCCGCAAATCCGCCGCCACTTTTGGATATCCGGCCTTCAGCGGCAACGCCGCTGGAGCGCAATGATTGGCGCGAGCGCGTCGAACGCGTCCGCTCGCAAATTCTTTGCGGCGCGCTGAAAAAGGTCGTGCTGTCCCGGCGCCTGGCGATCGAAACCGCTTCGCCAATCGATCCTGCACGTTTCATCGATTCAGCGCGTGCCGCGCGCCCCTCGTGCGTCAACTTCTTCGTCAGCCCCCGGACTACCTCGTTCGTCGGCTCCACGCCTGAACGGCTGGTCGAGCTCGACGGAGAAACTGTCACCTCAAGTGCGCTGGCGGGTTCCGTGCCGCGCGGCGACAACCCTCCAGCAGATCGCGCGCTCGGCGATTCGCTGCTCAGTTCGGAGAAAAACCTCGAGGAGCACCAATATGTCGTCAATGCGCTCGCGTCAGCGCTGGAATCCGTGGCTTCGCCGTTGAACGTTTCCGCGCGGCCGCGCCTGATGCTCTTGCCCGAGGCGCAGCATCTGTTCACCCGGATCGAGGGCCGCTTGCGTGAACCTCGCAGCGTCATCGAACTGGCAGGACTGCTTCACCCGACCCCCGCCGTATGCGGTGTGCCGCGCCAAGCGGCCCGCGCAATCATCGAGCGCGAGGAACCCGAGCGCGGCTGGTACACCGGCGCCGTTGGTTGGATTGACGCCAAAGGCCAGGGTGAGTTCGCAGTCGCGCTGCGCGCAGGGGTTATCGACGGCAGCGCGATGTATCTCTTCGGGGGCGCCGGGATCGTCGCAGGTTCCGACTCCGAAGCGGAGTTTGCGGAGACTGAAAATAAGCTGACCGCGCTCATCGGGAGCACCACCCTTGGGTAATACCCTGATTCAGGCAAGATTCCCTGGCAGGAGAACTTTGCGTAACCTGATCGACGCATCATTTCCTCTCCCTGTTAGGAGAGCTTTGCATAACCTGGTCGAGTCTCTTTTTCCTCTCCCTGTTAGGGAGAGGATGAAGGTGAGGGTCCTTATACAGCGCGCTATTCTGCGCGCGATTCACGATTCTGCCTCTTTCCGGAACTCGTGCGCCGAGCTTATGCAAAGCTCTCCCCGTCAGAGAGAGAAGGAGCCCATCGACAATGAAACTGCGCCACGCTGCCGCGCTCTCGCTTGTGAGCTGGTCGCTCGTCATTCCCGAAGCCGGGAAGACGGTCCCGAAAGACTGTGCCAACTGTGCTGTCACTTGGAAGCTCGCGCGATTGGCGCTTCCGGATTTAAGACGAAAGCCGAGTGCGAAAAAGCGGGAGCTGATTATGTGCGCAATTTCTATGCGAACGCAGAGAAGAATGGCCAGCGGGTAGCTGTCCCCCCTGGGAAACCAGAGTGCCACGAAGACATCCAGAAATGACGTCATCACCGCGAAACGTCGGTGTGGTACTCGAACGGAAGCCGTCATATCTCGCATTCCTGAGCGCGGATATGCCGGGCGAGCGAAGAATTTCAAATAGGACACCACCGCCCTTGGAACCATCGCGTAATCCCAATAGCCGCGCCGCCGCCCTCATGATGCAGGAGTTCGCCCGATGCGGCGTCGCCCACGCCTGTATTTCACCGGGCTCCCGCTCCACCGCGATCGTCACCGGCCTGCTCCGCGCGCCCGCAGTCCGGCCATGGGTCATCCTCGACGAACGCAGCGCCGGATTCTTTGCGCTCGGGATGGCGCGTGAGACCGGTTGCCCCGTCATCCTCGTATGCACCTCGGGCACCGCCGCCGCCAACTACATGCCCGCAGTCGTCGAGGCTTCCCTGTCGAAGATTCCGCTGATCGTCATCACCGCCGACCGTCCGCCCGAGGCGCGCGATTGCCGCTCCGCACAGACCATCGATCAGGTCAGGATGTTCGGTAGTCACGCGCGATGGAGCGTCGATCTCGCCACTCCCGCCGCGGGCCTCGATCTCGACAACTATTACCGGACGATCGCTTGCCGCGCGTTCGCCACCGCAACGGAAATGCCGGCCGGACCGGTGCATCTGAACCTGCCGATGCGAGAGCCGCTGATCGACGTGAGCGAGGAGCGCGAACGGCTTGCACGCATCAGTGAAAGCGAATCCGCGGCGGATAAATCGCGCTCGCCGTACGCGCGGGTTTATCCCGCGCGCCCGAGTCTGCCGCCTGATTCGATTGGCGCGCTCGCCGACAAGCTGCGCGGCTGCGATCGAGGTCTGATAGTATGCGGCCCTGCCGCGCCATCGCCCGATGCGGCCTGCTCGATTGTGCGGCTCGCCGGGCGGCTCAACTGGCCGATCCTCGCCGATCCATTGTCGGGTCTTCGCGCCGGCCGTCACGACCGATCGAGGATCGTCGATGCCTACGACGTTCTGCTCCGCGACCCGGCGTTTTGCGAGGCTAATCAGCCCGACGCCGTGATCCAGTTCGGCGATCCTCCCGTCTCGAAGTGCCTCGGACAATTTCTCGCCTCGCGATCGCGCCGATCCCACCTGATGGTCGCGGAGCCGGGAACCTGGCCCGATCCGCTTCAAATAGCCTCCGACGTGGCGCAAGTCGGGACAGTTGAACTGTGCGACTCGCTGTGCGACTCGCTCGACGACGCGCCGAAGATGTCGCCGTGGCTCGATTCGTGGCTTGCGGCATCGGCGCGATCGCGCGCGGCGCTCGACGCGATGCTCGCCGATGAAACTACGATGTTCGAGGGCAAGGTCGTCGCCGAGCTGATGCGATTGGCGCCGGACGGTTGCGCCGTGCATACCGGCAACAGTATGCCGGTGCGCGACTTCGATACCTTCGTCGGACAGTCGGACCGCGACACTGCTCTGTTTTGCAATCGCGGCGCCAATGGCATCGACGGAGTACTCGCAACTGCCTTGGGTGCGGCCGCCGCGAGAAAAGCACCGACCATTCTCGTGCTGGGCGACCTGAGCCTTCTCCACGATATCGGCGCCCTGCAAATCGCGGCGCGCTACCCCGTCCATCTGCTCGTGATCGTGATTAACAATGACGGCGGAGGAATTTTCTCATTTCTGCCCCAGGCCTCGCTCGGCGACAGCTTCGAAACCTTCTTCGCTACCCCGCACGGACTTGATTTCGAGGATGCTGCCGCGCTGGGCCGGGCACGATACGCGCGCGCTGGCTCGTGGAGCGAATTCAACGCCGCGGTCGGACACGCTCTCGATCATCGCGGCTTGCACTTGCTCGAGGTTCGAGGCGATCGAGCCCGCAACCTCGCGATGCATCGCCGGCTGATCGTGACGGCGCTCAGCCGGGTTCGCGCCGCGCCCGGTCAGGGAACAATCCGATGAATCGTCGAGTTGCGATCGGCACTGCGACCGTCGAATTCAGCGACGAAGGTCCATCCGCCTTGTCGCCGGAGATGGCGGCGCGCGATCCCGTCGTCCTGCTGCACGGTTTTACCGGCAGCAAGGAAAGTTGGCGCGAACTGCGCGAGCAACTCCGGCCGGACCGGCGCGTCGTCAGCATCGATTTGCCCGGACACGGAGGCACTCGAGTCGGAATCGACGTTGAAAATTATTCGATCGAGCACGCGGCGGCGATGGTGATTCGCTTGCTCACGGAGGTTCTCGCAGTCCCGCGCTTCTCGATCCTCGGTTACTCGATGGGCGGCAGGCTCGCGCTGTTTATCGCGCTCAATTACGGCGCTCATATCAACCGGCTGGTGCTGGAAAGCGCTTCTCCCGGTATCGCGGACTGCGGCGATCGGGCAGCTCGGAGACACGCCGACGCGGAGCTGGCGGCGTTCGCCGAGAGCGCCGGAATCGAAGCGTTCGTCAAACGATGGGAGTCGATACCGCTGTTTGAGTCGATGGCGCGGATGCCGGCCGAAAGGATCGATCGTTTGCGACGTGAGCGGCTTGGCTGCCGCATCGAAGAGCTTGCGCGAAGTCTCCGCGGCATGGGAACTGGTGCGCAGCCATGGCTCGGCGGCGAATTACCGGCACTGCGCATGCCGATCCTCGCGATCGCGGGCGCGCTGGACTTCAAGTTCACCGCCATCGGCGAGCAAATCGCCGCTCTGGCCAGTGATGCGCGCTTTGAAGCGATCGGCGGCGCGGGTCACGCACCGCATCTCGAACGTCCCCACGAATTCAACCGCGTCGTCGCTGATTTTCTTGGCCGCAAACCGTAAAAAATAAAAACTTAATCCAACACTTTAAGGAGAACCGCAGTGCAAATCGAATGGCATGACGTGCACAATTACAAAGACATCAAATTTCAAAAGGCCGAAGGAATAGCGCGAATTTCGATCAACCGCCCCGAGGTTCGCAACGCATTTCGTCCGCTCACGGTCACGGAGTTGCTCGACGCCTTCGGGCGCGCGCGCGAAGACGGCGAGATTGGCGTGATCATCCTGACCGGTGAGGGCACTGAGGCCTTTTGCAGCGGTGGCGATCAGCGCATCCGCGGCGAGCAGGGTTACGTCGGCGCCGACGGCGTTCCGCGCCTCAACGTGCTCGACCTGCAGAAGCTGATTCGCAGCATCCCGAAACCTGTCATCGCGATGGTGGCCGGCTTCGCGATCGGCGGCGGTCATGTGCTGCACGTAGTATGCGATCTGACTATTGCAGCCGACAACGCGGTCTTCGGCCAGACCGGTCCCAGGGTCGGAAGTTTCGACGGCGGCCTCGGCGCGTCGCAACTCGCGCGGCTCGTCGGTCAGAAAAAAGCTCGCGAGATTTGGTACCTGTGCCGGCGCTATAGCGCGGCCGAAGCGCTCGATATGGGACTGGTCAACGTGGTTGTGCCACTGGCGCAATTAGAAGAGACGACCCTCCAGTGGTGCCGCGAGATTCTCGCTCAAAGCCCGATGGCGCTGCGATGCCTCAAGTCGGCATTCAATGCCGAGATGGATGGCTTGGCGGGAATCCAGGAACTGGCTGGAAATACCACCTTGCTCTACTACATGACCGAAGAGGCGCAGGAGGGCCGCAACGCCTACAACCAGAAGCGCAAGCCCGACTTCTCGAGGTTCAAGCGCGTGCCGTGAGCGGTCAAGCGATCGAAAATTTGGATCCGCCGGGCTTTTCGGTTTGGCTTGCCGCTGCTCGACCGCGGACTTTAACCGCTGCCGCGGCGCCCGTGATGGTGGGTTTGGCTTTGGCCCAGCGCACCGGCCACCTAAGAGCGATGCTCGGCCTGATGACCCTGCTCGCGGCATTGCTGATTCAGATCGGCACCAACCTCGCCAATGATTATTTCGACTTCGTCGCGGGAGCCGACACCGCCGCGCGGCTCGGACCGCTTCGCGTCACGCAGGCAGGCCTGGTCGAGCCTTCGACGGTCAGGAACGCGGCGCTCGGCGTGCTCGGTCTTGCGGCGCTCGTCGGATGCTACCTCGTATCGGTCGGTGGATGGCCGATTCTGAGCATCGGGATCGTGTCACTGGCGGCGGCGATCGCATACACCGCCGGACCCTGGCCGCTCGCGTACAACGGCTTGGGCGATGCGTTCGTGTTTGTATTTTTTGGTCTCGCGGCGGTGAACGGGACGGTGTTTCTTCAGACCGGCGCCGCGACCTCGCTTTCGATCGCAGCCTCGATTCCGATTGCATGCCTGGTCACCGCAATTCTGGTCGTGAACAATTTACGCGACGTCGACACCGACGCCCGCGCCGGGAAGCGCACGCTTGCGGTGCAGTTCGGGCAAGGTTTCGCACGGGCCGAGTACGCCGGGCTGGTTGCGATTGCGTTCCTGATGACGCCGGTGCTCGCCTGGCTCGGCGGCGCGATGTTGTTGTTGCCAATCGCAGCCGCGCCGCTCGCGTTTGGGGAAATACGCGCGATTTGCCGGCGCACCGGGACGGAGTTGAATCAGAGCCTCGCGCGAACCGCCGCGCTTCATCTGACCTACGGCCTGCTGCTGACCCTGGCGCTCATCCTTTGAAGATCGCGGCCGCATCTATCACTCCGTTTCGCGTGCGCCTCGTGCGGCCGCTCTCGACTGCGCGCGGACGAATCGGATCGCGCGACGGATTCGTGTTGACGGTAGAATCCGACTCCGGTGAGCGGGGAATGGGTGAGGCCAGCCCCGCGTATTGGCTCGGCGGTGAGCAAATAGGAGAAACGCGCCGCGCGCTCGAATCGATCGTTCAAAGTGTCGATCGCCATCGCGGTCCCGACCAGCTGCGCCGCCTGATTGAGGAGAATAGTTGCGGCGGCTCTCCGCTTACACCCGCCGCAACATGCGCGCTCGACACCGCGCTGCTCGATCTCAGCGCGCGTTTGCGCGGAGTTCCGATGGCTTCCCTGCTCGGGATCGAATGCGAATCGATCGGCCCCGTGCCGGTCTGCGCGCTGCTGGCAGGCCAGACGCCCGAGGAGGTGACTCGCCAAGCGCGCATTGCTGTCGGCCAGGGGCACACGTCCTTCAAGCTCAAGGTTGGGGCGAGCCCGATCGCGGTAGACGCGAACAAAGTTGCATCGTTACGAATGGCGATCGGAAGCGATTTTTCAATCCGTCTCGATGCGA harbors:
- a CDS encoding isochorismate synthase; translated protein: MVGGFGFSDRACQAHEWREFPPAWIFLPRLLWVRRGARCTLTMTWAKDDRDSVDRILARALQPPHPCHRSANPPPLLDIRPSAATPLERNDWRERVERVRSQILCGALKKVVLSRRLAIETASPIDPARFIDSARAARPSCVNFFVSPRTTSFVGSTPERLVELDGETVTSSALAGSVPRGDNPPADRALGDSLLSSEKNLEEHQYVVNALASALESVASPLNVSARPRLMLLPEAQHLFTRIEGRLREPRSVIELAGLLHPTPAVCGVPRQAARAIIEREEPERGWYTGAVGWIDAKGQGEFAVALRAGVIDGSAMYLFGGAGIVAGSDSEAEFAETENKLTALIGSTTLG
- the menD gene encoding 2-succinyl-5-enolpyruvyl-6-hydroxy-3-cyclohexene-1-carboxylic-acid synthase, encoding MEPSRNPNSRAAALMMQEFARCGVAHACISPGSRSTAIVTGLLRAPAVRPWVILDERSAGFFALGMARETGCPVILVCTSGTAAANYMPAVVEASLSKIPLIVITADRPPEARDCRSAQTIDQVRMFGSHARWSVDLATPAAGLDLDNYYRTIACRAFATATEMPAGPVHLNLPMREPLIDVSEERERLARISESESAADKSRSPYARVYPARPSLPPDSIGALADKLRGCDRGLIVCGPAAPSPDAACSIVRLAGRLNWPILADPLSGLRAGRHDRSRIVDAYDVLLRDPAFCEANQPDAVIQFGDPPVSKCLGQFLASRSRRSHLMVAEPGTWPDPLQIASDVAQVGTVELCDSLCDSLDDAPKMSPWLDSWLAASARSRAALDAMLADETTMFEGKVVAELMRLAPDGCAVHTGNSMPVRDFDTFVGQSDRDTALFCNRGANGIDGVLATALGAAAARKAPTILVLGDLSLLHDIGALQIAARYPVHLLVIVINNDGGGIFSFLPQASLGDSFETFFATPHGLDFEDAAALGRARYARAGSWSEFNAAVGHALDHRGLHLLEVRGDRARNLAMHRRLIVTALSRVRAAPGQGTIR
- the menH gene encoding 2-succinyl-6-hydroxy-2,4-cyclohexadiene-1-carboxylate synthase translates to MNRRVAIGTATVEFSDEGPSALSPEMAARDPVVLLHGFTGSKESWRELREQLRPDRRVVSIDLPGHGGTRVGIDVENYSIEHAAAMVIRLLTEVLAVPRFSILGYSMGGRLALFIALNYGAHINRLVLESASPGIADCGDRAARRHADAELAAFAESAGIEAFVKRWESIPLFESMARMPAERIDRLRRERLGCRIEELARSLRGMGTGAQPWLGGELPALRMPILAIAGALDFKFTAIGEQIAALASDARFEAIGGAGHAPHLERPHEFNRVVADFLGRKP
- the menB gene encoding 1,4-dihydroxy-2-naphthoyl-CoA synthase, producing MQIEWHDVHNYKDIKFQKAEGIARISINRPEVRNAFRPLTVTELLDAFGRAREDGEIGVIILTGEGTEAFCSGGDQRIRGEQGYVGADGVPRLNVLDLQKLIRSIPKPVIAMVAGFAIGGGHVLHVVCDLTIAADNAVFGQTGPRVGSFDGGLGASQLARLVGQKKAREIWYLCRRYSAAEALDMGLVNVVVPLAQLEETTLQWCREILAQSPMALRCLKSAFNAEMDGLAGIQELAGNTTLLYYMTEEAQEGRNAYNQKRKPDFSRFKRVP
- a CDS encoding 1,4-dihydroxy-2-naphthoate polyprenyltransferase, yielding MSGQAIENLDPPGFSVWLAAARPRTLTAAAAPVMVGLALAQRTGHLRAMLGLMTLLAALLIQIGTNLANDYFDFVAGADTAARLGPLRVTQAGLVEPSTVRNAALGVLGLAALVGCYLVSVGGWPILSIGIVSLAAAIAYTAGPWPLAYNGLGDAFVFVFFGLAAVNGTVFLQTGAATSLSIAASIPIACLVTAILVVNNLRDVDTDARAGKRTLAVQFGQGFARAEYAGLVAIAFLMTPVLAWLGGAMLLLPIAAAPLAFGEIRAICRRTGTELNQSLARTAALHLTYGLLLTLALIL
- the menC gene encoding o-succinylbenzoate synthase, which translates into the protein MKIAAASITPFRVRLVRPLSTARGRIGSRDGFVLTVESDSGERGMGEASPAYWLGGEQIGETRRALESIVQSVDRHRGPDQLRRLIEENSCGGSPLTPAATCALDTALLDLSARLRGVPMASLLGIECESIGPVPVCALLAGQTPEEVTRQARIAVGQGHTSFKLKVGASPIAVDANKVASLRMAIGSDFSIRLDANRAWTLDQAEVALHAFQPYGIEFLEEPLRSPQPGDMRRLRDATGVALALDESLSGAAALSAFIEHDGADYLVLKAARLGGPTRCVEIARLAATAGIKVVVTDSIESAVGMSTAVHLASALSRHGTAVGAGGARFFPAGSFCGVEFPSVSQVLPDGPGLNVSAYPPRKGN